One genomic segment of Rhinolophus sinicus isolate RSC01 linkage group LG11, ASM3656204v1, whole genome shotgun sequence includes these proteins:
- the RGS9BP gene encoding regulator of G-protein signaling 9-binding protein: MAREECKALLDALNKATACYHHLVLTVGGSADSQNLREELYKTRQKAQELAVATGARLTTALRDRGLGAEERAEFERLWVAFSGCLDLLEADMRRALALGTAFPLHAPRRPLVRTGVAGGAAGVAARALSARSLRQEAECGFDVDDLQELEREILQVGEMIHNMEMKVNVPRWTVQARQVAGAELLSSAGASSTGFVSIEERTGPCDLNKALAATVFSAVLLAAVALAVCVAKLS; the protein is encoded by the coding sequence ATGGCGAGGGAGGAGTGCAAGGCACTGCTGGATGCGCTCAACAAGGCGACTGCATGCTACCACCACCTGGTGCTGACCGTCGGCGGCTCGGCAGATTCGCAGAACCTGCGTGAGGAGCTGTATAAAACGCGCCAGAAGGCGCAGGAGCTGGCGGTGGCCACCGGCGCCCGGCTGACGACCGCACTGCGCGACCGGGGTCTGGGCGCCGAAGAGCGCGCTGAGTTCGAGCGCCTCTGGGTGGCCTTCTCCGGCTGCCTGGACCTACTGGAAGCCGACATGCGGCGCGCGCTGGCGCTGGGCACGGCGTTCCCGCTGCACGCGCCGCGGCGGCCGCTTGTGCGCACAGGCGTGGCGGGCGGCGCGGCGGGCGTAGCGGCGCGTGCCCTCAGCGCCCGAAGCCTGCGGCAGGAGGCGGAGTGCGGATTCGACGTGGACGACCTGCAAGAGCTGGAGCGGGAGATCCTTCAGGTGGGCGAGATGATTCACAACATGGAGATGAAGGTCAACGTGCCCCGCTGGACTGTTCAGGCCCGGCAGGTGGCGGGCGCCGAGCTCCTGTCCAGCGCCGGTGCCTCCTCGACAGGCTTTGTCTCCATAGAAGAGCGCACAGGGCCCTGCGACCTGAACAAGGCCCTGGCCGCCACCGTTTTCAGCGCCGTGCTGCTGGCGGCTGTGGCCCTGGCTGTGTGCGTGGCGAAGCTGAGCTAA